One Oryza glaberrima chromosome 11, OglaRS2, whole genome shotgun sequence genomic region harbors:
- the LOC127755051 gene encoding uncharacterized protein LOC127755051: MEASAAKEKDKGGKKMSRVGSWGSMAFYSSSSSSRSQPVSAAEGKNGGKKEKRRSSISRSITCAGSICSTKESSVSSRGRGRRRRSGGGGGGDGGGGGSTSSRSLMGPGYHGDSAAAVSASSSFNSVMTAATSATATTTTTTTSSSATSPPSALSSPLSSIGGSFRAMQIRKLSGCYLHCHSVLDPRTLAAVVFSCPDCDEVFVKPDSLELHRSTRHAVSELGADDTSRNIVEIIFQSSWLKKNAPVCRIERILKVQSSDKTIKRFEQHKEAVKEKARSAGDEAGRNPRCVADGNELLRFHCTTFACSLGLAGGTALCCASSSPPPLHCKLCSIIKDGFRVDGNGRITTMATSGRAHDTAEVSPDGEKRAMLVCRVVAGRVKKLHSSNSSEYHDCDSVSPCSEGVYSDLDELFVFSPRAILPCFVVIYSGY; the protein is encoded by the exons atgGAAGCTAGTGCAGCCAAGGAGAAAGACAAGGGTGGCAAGAAGATGAGCAGGGTTGGAAGCTGGGGATCCATGGCGTTCTactcctcgtcttcttcctccagaaGCCAACCAGTGTCTGCAGCAGAAGGCAAGAATGGTGgcaagaaggagaagaggaggagcagcatCAGCAGGAGCATCACGTGTGCCGGATCGATCTGCAGCACCAAGGAGAGCTCGGTGTCGAGCAGGGGgagaggccggcgccgccggagcggcggcggcggcggcggcgatggcggcggcggagggagcacGTCGAGCAGGTCGCTGATGGGTCCCGGGTACCACGGCGACTCCGCGGCGGCTGtctccgcgtcgtcgtcgttcaaCTCTGTGATGACGGCGGCGACATCCGCCaccgcgaccaccaccaccaccaccaccagctcgtcggcaacctcgccgccgtcggcgctgTCCTCGCCGCTGTCATCCATCGGCGGCTCGTTCAGGGCGATGCAGATCAGGAAGCTCTCCGGCTGCTACCTCCACTGCCACTCGGTGCTCGACCCGcgcaccctcgccgccgtcgtcttctccTGCCCCGACTGCGACGAGGTGTTCGTCAAGCCCGACTCCCTCGAGCTCCATAGATCAACCAGACACGCAG TTTCAGAGCTCGGGGCGGACGACACGAGCAGGAACATCGTGGAGATCATCTTCCAGTCGAGCTGGCTGAAGAAGAACGCGCCGGTGTGCAGGATCGAGAGGATACTCAAGGTGCAGAGCTCGGACAAGACCATCAAGAGGTTCGAGCAGCACAAGGAGGCGGTgaaggagaaggcgaggagcgccggcgacgaggccgggAGGAACCCCAGGTGCGTCGCCGACGGCAACGAGCTCCTCAGGTTCCACTGCACCACCTTCGCCTGCtccctcggcctcgccggcggcaccgCCCTCTGCtgcgcctcctcgtcgccgccgccgctgcactgCAAGCTCTGCAGCATCATCAAAGACGGATTCAG gGTGGATGGCAATGGGAGGATCACGACGATGGCAACGAGCGGGCGGGCGCACGACACGGCGGAGGTTTCGCCGGACGGCGAGAAGAGGGCGATGCTGGTGTGCAGGGTGGTCGCCGGCAGAGTGAAGAAGCTCCACAGCAGCAATTCTTCAGAGTATCATGACTGTGACTCTGTCAGCCCCTGCTCAGAAGGGGTCTACTCAGATTTGGATGAACTGTTCGTGTTCAGTCCCAGAGCTATACTTCCTTGCTTTGTTGTCATATACAGTGGCTACTAG